A genomic region of Serinus canaria isolate serCan28SL12 chromosome 1A, serCan2020, whole genome shotgun sequence contains the following coding sequences:
- the ARHGEF5 gene encoding rho guanine nucleotide exchange factor 5: protein CGPRRAAKRQRPRGAGGGHRWPRPRDVSPAQQDVSLMESEEIGEGGTTPPGASSITGEAWDSSAVEGEHHATHIAAEMSTSPSNSAKGLELSMPKDCLAAPWKAAEMLGRPSNSMQKVPAGLEQGQRDTEPQKGLSELEGEMLLEEGGLDYSLKLRQLELIDLESNQDPSSHSRVQDEPAPGSPILQAVKLSTEFSQCRAELAFHGSDPQAQETKSPLAISSQRETPKCFLVCKTVSEGHYKAEPFLDNISKDSLHEVDAGAEQEQSTKKLAPAFDEQPTSEGAVEDIAKPYTSEDVQESLRAPQGLEKNTESSSSHQLSSTLTCDSQMSSLQAEGNNSAGETGNTMMVKDQEIVPKKNSSASKCLHLKDDHRKTEGRPDPSAMSAFQGKSTSKRTEEVTASQHKEPAWEETVSELQQEEEEEECKEQNLLEEGKPLELKDQKNKEQNEQEQLQREELRLGEELKLEALSSAFGSEIPSIPRHIVDVSGLEYASLSEQTGSVFPHGEPVSVDQHPGEDVLLKAHVTEAGSGCQPPTVGPLSSKSQNPGGETSHMCHVSDQAEDLENSGRFSISGQDIGEAHQDDKTLLGRENEHSDDHGKTVQRFDKRDASLCGGVTAPFSAENPEALVPVHPSSGTSNLEPSDHMDLHPITGKAELWDFIPASPLEITSAVSASVPEQDGARIASVTPEHCPGTSLNELPDFAGKPPNQAAPAQGWNPTPAETVVLRTGAREAKTSHELLTSEEGFHEDLHGPSSFSVMYMSSLPQQGGFPGNRRSVASIAGPLEASQTPGRTSTPLNHPETIQQISPQKCAIIRGQEMAADVDCKAQVPLFDEHDCSLYQKEPGSRISSVLSTLTWPSEDDTVLSVNQQGQPLSPVPHSSLPLISEHDAKQLHPPSHVQRPSQAQAPALHANHLVSPPAPEGYQLLAPGPHSRPPLSCGMDGGKLGAIHPAPSHPLRTATSAFDANSVASASDGESPAERDDLVPVSGKWYLGDSGPRDTETSDDSGVSLLTKSFLALGNKMLVGCSGTSPETADHHMDIESGKSSPDHPSWPSLEGLITSPGSKSRDSAQLLSMLAFTNPIHFLRLSPPSPLTTRTTCQDKELRWEQPAGSFSGDTKNIQALLAVTEKTEAERRVRQRLEGDEHQPKEEKAKHAPLEKSSSWPEKNTVGVAVQDPAANQENPIKSRVKTKDWHRQGLKRMSVPPDILQQVSSVRSEDEAHRAHREPPVSSETVIMREKKSADTTENFKRRHSKLINSSRLLYQEYSDVALNKAIQSQKRVDYPEDIESSFPSSPRLRRKVLSPQDSYLQRLSVSSNASLWQDIPMIRGSRILLNMSREEQRLQEAKFELIISEASYLRSLNVAVDHFQRSAELQAMLTNQERQWLFSRLSDVRDVSASFLFDLEEKFEEDMFTFRVCDVALKHAPDFRRVYLPYVTNQTYQEQTFQRLLNGNAGFQQVLERLESDPVCQRLSLKSFLILPFQRITRLKLLLQNILKRTCPGSEEEVQATQAYDALEKLIKDCNENVQRMKSTEELIYLSQKIEFECKIFPLISQSRRLVKCGELTALDFNNLSPKWKVTTRPIYLHLFNDCLLLSRPKEGGRFVVFDHAAFSYVRGEKCEMKLHGANKNLFRLFLLQNNQGKRVEFLFRTETHSEKLRWISALAPPRGEPDLLECPDAPQVQCIKTYKARENDELALEKADIIMVMQYSNDGWIEGVKLSDRERGWFPSEHVENISSKHVRQKNLKEEQRVKNAKQQVFCRK from the exons TGCGGCCCGCGCAGGGCGGCGAAGAGGCAGCGGCCGAGGGGCGCCGGTGGGGGTCACCGCTGGCCCCGGCCCCGCGATGTGAGCCCGGCGCAG cagGATGTGTCACTGATGGAGTCTGAAGAAATCGGTGAGGGAGGTACCACTcccccaggagccagcagcatcACTGGGGAAGCCTGGGATTCTTCAGCTGTGGAAGGAGAGCATCATGCCACTCACATAGCAGCTGAAATGAGCACCAGCCCATCTAACTCTGCAAAGGGACTGGAGCTCAGCATGCCCAAGGACTGCCTTGCTGCTccatggaaagcagcagagatgctgggCAGACCCTCTAACTCTATGCAAAAAGTGCCAGCAGGACTGGAACAAGGCCAAAGGGATACAGAGCCTCAAAAGGGACTCTCAGAACTGGAAGGAGAAATGCTTTTAGAGGAGGGTGGACTGGATTATTCTCTGAAACTTAGGCAATTGGAACTGATTGACCTAGAAAGCAACCAGGACCCTTCCTCTCACAGCAGAGTCCAGGATgagccagcccctggcagccccatcCTGCAGGCTGTGAAGCTCAGTACTGAGTTTTCTCAGTGCCGAGCAGAACTGGCTTTTCATGGCTCAGACCCTCAGGCCCAGGAAACTAAATCCCCTTTGGCCATTTCCTCTCAGAGAGAGACACCTAAGTGCTTTTTGGTGTGTAAAACTGTTTCAGAAGGACATTATAAGGCTGAACCCTTTCTGGATAACATCTCGAAGGATTCTTTGCACGAGGTTGAtgctggtgcagagcaggaacaaaGCACCAAAAAGTTGGCACCAGCATTTGATGAGCAGCCTACCTCAGAGGGAGCAGTAGAAGACATAGCTAAACCTTACACTTCTGAAGATGTTCAGGAAAGCTTAAGAGCACCCCAGGGTTTGGAAAAGAATACAGAATCTTCCTCTTCCCATCAGTTGTCTTCCACCTTAACATGTGACAGCCAAATGAGTTCACTACAAGCAGAAGGAAACAACTCAGCTGGTGAAACAGGGAATACCATGATGGTCAAAGACCAGGAAATAGTTCCTAAAAAGAACTCATCTGCTTCCAAATGCCTCCATCTAAAAGATGATCACAGAAAAACTGAGGGCAGACCTGACCCTTCAGCAATGAGTGCTTTCCAAGGAAAGAGTACTTCTAAAAGGACAGAGGAAGTGACTGCTTCACAGCATAAGGAGCCAGCTTGGGAGGAGACAGTATCTGAACTTCAgcaagaagaggaggaggaagagtgcAAAGAGCAGAATCTGCTGGAAGAAGGCAAACCTTTGGAACTCAAAGATCAGAAAAACAAGGAACAAAATGAGCAGGAACAACTGCAGAGGGAAGAGCTCAGACTAGGGGAAGAGCTGAAACTAGAGGCTCTATCATCAGCTTTTGGGTCAGAGATACCTTCTATTCCCAGGCATATTGTGGATGTGTCTGGTTTGGAGTATGCTTCCTTGTCTGAGCAAACAGGATCAGTATTTCCTCATGGTGAACCTGTCTCTGTGGATCAGCATCCTGGTGAGGACGTGCTGCTGAAAGCTCATGTCACAGAAGCAGGTTCTGGATGTCAGCCACCTACTGTTGGCCCTCTGTCCTCAAAGAGCCAGAACCCAGGGGGGGAAACTTCACACATGTGCCATGTTTCTGACCAAGCAGAAGACCTGGAGAACTCTGGCCGCTTTTCAATCAGTGGTCAGGATATTGGAGAAGCTCACCAGGATGATAAGACACTATTGGGCAGGGAGAATGAGCACAGTGATGATCATGGAAAAACTGTCCAGAGGTTTGATAAAAGAGATGCATCACTCTGTGGAGGGGTGACAGCACCTTTCAGCGCGGAGAACCCAGAGGCTCTTGTTCCAGTACACCCTTCCTCTGGTACCAGTAACTTGGAGCCATCTGATCACATGGATCTTCATCCTATAACAGGAAAAGCTGAGCTTTGGGATTTCATTCCAGCTTCCCCCTTGGAGATCACCTCAGCAGTGTCAGCATCTGTTCCAGAGCAGGATGGTGCCAGAATAGCCTCTGTTACCCCCGAGCACTGTCCTGGCACCAGCTTGAATGAGCTGCCAGACTTTGCAGGGAAGCCACCCAAccaagctgctcctgcacaagGGTGGAACCCAACACCAGCAGAAACTGTTGTTCTAAGGACAGGTGCAAGGGAGGCCAAGACTTCCCATGAACTCCTTACATCTGAGGAAGGCTTTCATGAGGACCTTCATGGCCCATCTTCTTTCTCTGTAATGTACATGAGCTCCCTTCCTCAACAAGGGGGCTTTCCTGGGAATAGGAGGTCTGTGGCTAGTATTGCAGGACCTCTGGAAGCATCCCAAACACCAGGAAGGACTTCCACTCCCCTGAACCACCCAGAGACAATTCAGCAAATCTCTCCCCAAAAATGTGCCATTATACGAGGACAAGAAATGGCAGCAGATGTGGATTGTAAAGCACAAGTGCCTTTATTTGATGAGCATGACTGCAGTTTATACCAAAAAGAGCCTGGATCCAGAATTTCCAGTGTCCTGAGCACCCTAACTTGGCCCTCAGAAGATGATACAGTCCTTTCTGTGAACCAGCAAGGACAACCTCTATCCCCTGTGCCCCACTCAAGCCTACCTCTGATTTCTGAGCATGATGCCAAACAGCTTCATCCTCCTTCCCACGTCCAAAGGCCCAGTCAAGCTCAGGCCCCTGCACTCCATGCAAATCACCTTGTTTCACCTCCAGCCCCTGAAGGTTaccagctgctggctcctggaCCGCACTCCAGGCCCCCCCTCAGCTGTGGGATGGATGGTGGTAAGTTGGGAGCCATTCACCCTGCTCCAAGCCATCCTCTCCGGACTGCCACCTCTGCATTTGATGCCAACTCTGTGGCCTCTGCTTCTGATGGAGAAAGTCCAGCAGAGAGAGATGACCTTGTTCCAGTGAGTGGTAAGTGGTATCTTGGTGACTCTGGTCCCCGTGATACAGAGACTTCTGATGACTCGGGGGTCAGTTTGCTGACCAAAAGTTTTTTGGCTCTTGGAAACAAAATGTTGGTTGGCTGCTCTGGCACCAGCCCAGAAACAGCAGATCACCACATGGATATAGAGAGTGGAAAATCTTCACCTGACCACCCTTCTTGGCCCTCATTGGAAGGTCTGATAACATCCCCAGGCTCCAAAAGCAGAgactctgcacagctcctttcAATGCTTGCATTCACCAATCCTATCCACTTCCTCCGGCTCAGCCCTCCATCACCACTGACCACCAGAACAACCTGCCAGGACAAGGAGCTGCGATGGGAGCAGCCTGCAGGTAGCTTCAGTGGGGACACAAAGAACATCCAGGCTCTACTGGCAgtcacagagaaaacagaagctgAGAGGAGAGTCAGGCAAAGGCTGGAAGGAGATGAACACCagccaaaggaagaaaaggccAAACACGCACCCTTGGAAAAATCATCAAGTTGGCCAGAGAAAAACACTGTTGGGGTAGCtgtgcaggacccagcagccAATCAAGAAAACCCAATTAAAAGCCGAGTAAAAACCAAGGACTGGCACCGTCAGGGCCTGAAGAGGATGTCAGTACCACCAGACATCTTGCAGC AGGTTTCTTCTGTTCGTTCAGAGGACGAAGCtcacagggcacacagggaaCCACCAGTCAGCTCAGAAACAGTTATAATGCG agagaagaaatctGCAGACACAACAGAGAACTTCAAGCGCCGTCACTCCAAACTGATCAACTCCT CAAGATTACTGTATCAGGAGTACAGTGATGTGGCTCTGAACAAGGCCATCCAAAGCCAGAAGAGAGTGGATTATCCAGAGGATATAGAGTCAAGTTTCCCGAGTTCCCCAAGGCTACGGAGGAAAGTGCTGTCTCCCCAGGACTCATATTTGCAACGTCTGTCAGTCTCATCTAATGCATCCCTCTGGCAGGACATCCCCATGATACGGGGCAGCAGAATACTGCTTAACATGTCCCgtgaggagcagaggctgcaagAG GCCAAGTTTGAACTGATAATATCTGAGGCTTCCTACCTGCGCAGTTTGAATGTGGCAGTGGATCACTTCCAGCgctcagcagagctccaggcaaTGCTCACCAACCAGGAGCGCCAGTGGCTCTTCTCCCGCCTCTCCGATGTGCGTGATGTCAGTGCCAG TTTCCTCTTTGACTTGGAGGAAAAATTTGAAGAGGACATGTTCACCTTCCGTGTGTGTGACGTGGCTCTGAAACATGCTCCCGACTTCCGCCGGGTATATCTGCCATATGTGACAAATCAGACATATCAGGAACAAACCTTCCAGAGGTTACT aaatggaaatgcagGGTTCCAGCAAGTCCTGGAGAGACTGGAAAGTGATCCAGTGTGCCAGCGCCTCTCACTTAaatccttcctcatcctccccttCCAGCGCATCACTCGACTCAAACTCCTCCTACAG AATATCCTGAAAAGAACTTGTCCTGGTTCTGAGGAGGAAGTGCAAGCAACGCAGGCCTATGATGCACTTGAAAAG ctcatcAAGGATTGCAATGAGAATGTCCAGCGCATGAAGAGCACTGAAGAGCTGATCTACCTCAGCCAGAAGATTGAATTTGAGTGTAAG ATATTCCCACTCATCTCACAGTCAAGGCGACTTGTGAAATGTGGTGAGTTGACAGCACTGGACTTCAACAACCTGAGTCCAAAATGGAAAGTCACCACCCGGCCCATCTACCTGCACCTTTTCAATGACTGTCTGCTCTTGTCTCGGCCCAAGGA GGGTGGACGGTTCGTTGTGTTTGACCATGCTGCTTTCTCCTATGTGCGTGGGGAGAAGTGCGAGATGAAACTTCACGGGGCAAACAAGAATCTGTTCCgtctttttctgcttcagaataACCAGGGGAAAAGAGTGGAGTTCTTGTTTCGGACCGAGACACA cagtgagAAGCTGAGGTGGATCTCTGCTTTGGCTCCTCCGCGGGGAGAACCAGACCTCCTGGAATGCCCTG ATGCACCACAGGTTCAGTGCATAAAGACTTACAAGGCTCGGGAAAATGATGAGCTGGCTTTGGAGAAGGCAGATATCATCATGGTTATGCAATACAGCAATGATG GGTGGATAGAAGGAGTAAAACTCTCAGACCGGGAGAGAGGCTGGTTCCCCTCGGAACACGTGGAAAACATCTCCAGCAAACATGTGCGGCAGAAGAACCTGAAGGAGGAGCAACGGGTGAAGAATGCCAAGCAGCAGGTCTTCTGCAGGAAATAA